The following proteins are encoded in a genomic region of Papaver somniferum cultivar HN1 unplaced genomic scaffold, ASM357369v1 unplaced-scaffold_10, whole genome shotgun sequence:
- the LOC113326341 gene encoding sulfated surface glycoprotein 185-like, producing MSPSPPPPSPPPPSPPPPSPPQPPPSPPPPPPPSPPPPSPPPPPPPSPPPPSPPPPPPPSPSAPPPSPSPPPPTPPINICKAGEAFIPTPITSCSLCTRDYCTSQCSARGALLARMGCVPSLLLCRCCCKSLTLPSSTTALGSWSTQ from the coding sequence ATGTCACCTTCACCTCCCCCTCCATCCCCACCACCACCCTCGCCTCCTCCTCCATCCCCCCCACAACCACCACCCTCACCTCCCCCTCCACCCCCGCCCTCGCCTCCACCTccatccccaccaccaccaccaccaccctcgCCACCCCCTCcgtccccaccaccaccacctccgccctCTCCCTCAGCCCCTCCACCATCCCCATCGCCCCCTCCACCAACACCtccaataaatatatgcaaagcAGGGGAGGCTTTTATACCAACCCCCATAACCAGTTGTAGCCTTTGTACACGTGATTATTGTACAAGTCAATGTTCTGCAAGAGGAGCTTTATTAGCGAGAATGGGGTGCGTTCCTTCTCTATTATTGTGCAGGTGTTGTTGTAAAAGCCTTACATTGCCATCATCAACTACTGCTCTTGGTTCCTGGTCGACGCAATGA